From Saccharomyces kudriavzevii IFO 1802 strain IFO1802 genome assembly, chromosome: 13, a single genomic window includes:
- the OGG1 gene encoding 8-oxoguanine glycosylase OGG1 (similar to Saccharomyces cerevisiae OGG1 (YML060W); ancestral locus Anc_4.321), giving the protein MSYKFGVLTVNKSELCLANVLQAGQSFRWIWDEKLNQYSTTMKVGKRENYSVVILRQNGDKNLIEFAAIGDYGGQDALKTHLTEYFRLDVSLKHLFDNVWIPNDKTFAKLSPQGIRILAQEPWETLISFICSSNNNISRITRMCNSLSSNFGNLITTIDGVTYHSFPTSEELASRGTETSLRELGFGYRAKYIIETAKKLKKDKADSNIAGDTEYLQRICKDAQYEDVREHLMSYNGVGPKVADCVCLMGLHMDGIVPVDVHVSRIAKRDYQISANKNHIRELRAKYNDLPITRKKINLELDHIRLVFLERWGSHAGWAQGILFSKEVGATSGSTTSGEVKKRKWSIVKEVEQIATKQMALKVELAKVHIKEAKID; this is encoded by the coding sequence ATGTCTTATAAATTTGGCGTGCTTACTGTTAATAAAAGTGAGCTTTGTTTGGCGAACGTGCTGCAGGCTGGTCAATCTTTCCGATGGATTTGGGACGAGAAGCTAAATCAGTACAGCACTACAATGAAAGTAGGCAAACGTGAAAACTATTCAGTGGTGATTTTGAGACAAAATGGAGATAAAAATCTCATAGAATTTGCTGCTATTGGTGATTATGGCGGTCAAGACGCGTTAAAAACACATCTAACAGAGTATTTTAGATTGGACGTGTCACTGAAACACTTATTTGATAATGTATGGATTCCAAATGATAAAACATTTGCAAAACTGTCTCCACAAGGTATTCGTATTTTGGCTCAGGAACCATGGGAGACGCTAATTTCCTTCATTTGCTCAAGTAATAACAACATTTCAAGGATCACGAGAATGTGCAACAGCCTTAGCTCTAACTTCGGGAATCTGATCACAACAATTGATGGTGTCACTTACCACTCCTTCCCGACAAGTGAAGAGCTAGCTTCCAGGGGAACTGAAACTAGCTTACGTGAACTAGGCTTTGGATATAGGGCTAAGTACATTATCGAAACTGcgaagaagttgaagaaggaCAAAGCTGACTCTAATATTGCTGGAGACACCGAGTATCTTCAACGTATATGCAAAGACGCACAATATGAAGATGTTAGAGAGCACCTGATGTCTTACAATGGCGTGGGCCCTAAAGTTGCAGATTGCGTTTGTCTAATGGGTTTACATATGGATGGTATTGTACCTGTTGATGTCCATGTAAGTAGAATCGCGAAGAGGGATTACCAAATATCTGCGAACAAGAACCATATCAGAGAGTTGAGAGCAAAATACAACGACCTGCCAAtcacaagaaaaaaaatcaatttaGAGCTCGATCATATTAGGTTGGTGTTTTTGGAGAGATGGGGATCGCATGCTGGTTGGGCACAAGGCATTTTATTCTCCAAGGAGGTCGGAGCCACTAGTGGTAGTACTACAAGTGGTgaagtaaagaaaaggaaatggaGTATAGTGAAAGAAGTCGAGCAAATTGCCACAAAACAAATGGCTTTGAAAGTAGAGCTGGCTAAGGTGCATATTAAGGAAGCTAAGATCGATTAG